The Thermococcus thermotolerans genome contains a region encoding:
- a CDS encoding ABC transporter ATP-binding protein produces the protein MVKVTLKDITKRFGDFEALKRVSLEIADKEFMALLGPSGSGKSTLLYTIAGIYRPTSGRIYFDGRDVTDVPPKDRNVGLVFQNWALYPHMRVFDNIAFPLELRKAPKEEIAKKVREVAEMLRIENLLDRYPWQLSGGQQQRVAIARALVKEPDVLLLDEPLSNLDALLRLEVRAELKRLQKELGITAVYVTHDQAEALAMADRIAVIREGVILQVGSPDDVYYRPKYRFVGGFLGSPPMNFVEAEVRGYYLDVYGSRIPVPGQYRELVERLGVTEVILGFRPHDAEVVKEKTEGLAGTVYSFEPLGREQIVTVSVNGAFVKVFAPEGEHFSFGEPVTVKLREDRIVLFDRKTEKALEFLEG, from the coding sequence ATGGTTAAGGTCACCCTTAAGGATATCACGAAGAGGTTCGGCGACTTTGAGGCCCTCAAGCGGGTGAGCCTTGAGATAGCCGATAAGGAGTTCATGGCGCTCCTCGGACCGAGTGGAAGTGGCAAGTCAACGCTCCTATACACGATAGCCGGAATTTACCGGCCGACGAGCGGGAGAATATACTTCGACGGCAGGGACGTTACAGATGTCCCTCCGAAGGACAGGAACGTCGGTCTGGTCTTTCAGAACTGGGCTCTTTATCCCCACATGAGGGTCTTCGACAACATAGCCTTTCCGCTTGAGCTGAGGAAGGCACCGAAGGAAGAGATAGCCAAAAAGGTCAGGGAAGTTGCCGAGATGCTCCGCATAGAGAACCTTCTCGACCGCTATCCCTGGCAGCTCTCGGGTGGCCAGCAGCAGAGGGTTGCCATAGCAAGGGCCCTGGTCAAAGAGCCGGACGTCCTCCTGCTCGATGAGCCGCTGAGCAACCTCGATGCCCTCCTAAGGCTTGAGGTAAGGGCCGAGCTCAAGAGACTCCAGAAGGAGCTCGGAATCACCGCCGTTTACGTCACCCACGACCAGGCCGAGGCCTTGGCAATGGCCGACAGGATAGCCGTGATAAGGGAAGGGGTGATACTCCAGGTCGGAAGCCCGGACGACGTCTATTACAGGCCGAAGTACCGCTTCGTCGGCGGCTTCCTCGGAAGCCCGCCCATGAACTTTGTCGAGGCCGAGGTTAGGGGGTATTACCTAGACGTTTACGGAAGCAGGATTCCGGTTCCGGGTCAGTACCGGGAGCTGGTTGAAAGACTCGGTGTTACTGAGGTCATCCTCGGCTTCAGGCCGCACGACGCCGAGGTCGTGAAGGAAAAAACTGAAGGACTCGCCGGAACGGTCTATTCCTTCGAGCCCCTCGGCAGGGAGCAGATAGTCACCGTTTCGGTAAATGGGGCCTTTGTCAAGGTCTTTGCCCCGGAGGGGGAGCACTTCAGCTTCGGCGAACCTGTGACTGTGAAACTCCGGGAGGACAGGATAGTTCTCTTCGACAGGAAGACGGAGAAGGCCCTTGAGTTCCTTGAGGGCTGA
- a CDS encoding bifunctional L-myo-inositol-1-phosphate cytidylyltransferase/CDP-L-myo-inositol myo-inositolphosphotransferase — protein sequence MVPKTAVILAAGLGTRMGERPKGLLKVARREILYRTLTLLGQNGVERFVIVTNERYAGLYREFIEGHGFNAELVVNPEPEKGNGHSLHLAKGHISERFVLVMGDHVYGEEFIREALKGSGLIADRRPRWTDVGEATKVRVRDGRVKEIGKNLEEWDAVDTGFFVLDEGIFEVTEKLEIEREGDYPLSEVVKRAKLAVTFIDGLPWTDVDTPNDLKKARRMLVKTAVKGTGDGFVSRHLNRRISTEISYLLAERVSPNGMTAITFALGMLSAFLTLVSLPLAGILYQLSSILDGVDGELARAQLRTSRFGGYIDSLLDRYVDGAFLALLAYSTLREPLWHLVALLALLGSVMVSYSTERFKAAYGEDAYGSIPALRKLPGKRDERIFLTMLFLLYPIEVSVKALFLLLAIITNLRVVMTAWLIGRKKS from the coding sequence ATGGTGCCAAAGACGGCGGTGATTCTAGCGGCAGGCCTCGGGACGAGGATGGGGGAGAGACCGAAGGGGCTCCTGAAAGTCGCCCGGAGGGAAATCCTGTACCGGACGCTCACCCTTCTCGGGCAAAACGGTGTTGAGAGGTTCGTGATAGTCACCAACGAACGCTACGCTGGGCTTTACCGTGAGTTCATCGAGGGGCACGGCTTCAACGCGGAGCTGGTAGTCAACCCCGAGCCGGAAAAGGGCAACGGACACTCCCTCCACCTGGCGAAAGGCCACATCTCGGAAAGGTTTGTTTTGGTGATGGGCGACCACGTTTACGGCGAGGAGTTCATCCGGGAGGCCCTGAAGGGGAGCGGCCTTATAGCCGACAGGAGACCGAGATGGACGGACGTGGGTGAGGCGACTAAGGTAAGGGTCAGAGATGGCAGGGTTAAGGAGATAGGAAAGAATCTTGAGGAATGGGACGCAGTCGATACTGGCTTCTTCGTCCTCGACGAGGGCATCTTTGAGGTAACCGAGAAGCTGGAGATAGAAAGGGAAGGGGATTACCCATTAAGTGAGGTCGTGAAAAGGGCCAAACTGGCCGTTACCTTCATCGACGGCCTCCCCTGGACAGACGTTGACACTCCCAACGACCTGAAGAAAGCGAGGAGGATGCTCGTGAAGACGGCGGTGAAGGGAACAGGCGATGGCTTTGTCAGCAGGCACCTCAACAGGAGGATTTCAACGGAGATCAGCTACCTCCTCGCCGAAAGGGTCTCCCCGAACGGGATGACGGCAATCACCTTTGCCCTCGGGATGCTCTCGGCCTTTCTGACGCTCGTCAGCCTCCCCTTGGCCGGAATACTCTATCAGCTGAGCTCAATCCTCGACGGCGTTGACGGCGAATTAGCGAGGGCCCAGCTCAGGACGAGCAGGTTCGGGGGCTACATCGACTCCCTCCTTGACCGCTACGTTGACGGCGCGTTTCTGGCCCTCCTAGCCTACTCGACCCTCAGAGAGCCCCTCTGGCATCTGGTTGCCCTCCTCGCTCTCCTCGGCTCGGTGATGGTGAGCTACTCAACCGAGAGGTTCAAGGCGGCCTACGGTGAGGACGCCTACGGCTCTATTCCGGCCCTCAGAAAGCTCCCCGGAAAAAGGGACGAGAGAATCTTTCTGACGATGTTGTTTCTTCTCTACCCCATAGAGGTCTCAGTTAAGGCGCTCTTCCTCCTGCTCGCCATAATCACGAACCTGCGGGTGGTTATGACGGCGTGGCTGATAGGGAGAAAGAAAAGCTGA
- a CDS encoding diphthine--ammonia ligase, with protein MRVAVLYSGGKDSNYALYWALKQGFEVKYLVSMVSERDDSYMYHVPNIHLTELQAKAVGIPLVKGFTSGEKEKEVEDMKAVLEGLKIDGVVAGALASEYQKKRVDRVAKELGIESFAPAWHRDPIEYMREIIGIFDVVMVGVSAYGLDEGWLGRRINEKALEELIKLHEKYKIHVAGEGGEFETFVRDAPFFRARIVFDEVEKRWSECNYSGVLEVRRAHLERK; from the coding sequence ATGCGCGTTGCCGTGCTGTATTCGGGCGGGAAGGACTCAAACTACGCCCTCTACTGGGCGCTGAAGCAGGGTTTCGAGGTCAAATACCTCGTCTCGATGGTGAGCGAGCGCGATGACAGCTACATGTACCATGTGCCGAACATCCACCTCACCGAGCTCCAGGCGAAGGCGGTAGGGATTCCCCTCGTGAAGGGCTTCACCAGCGGCGAGAAGGAGAAAGAGGTAGAGGACATGAAGGCCGTCCTCGAAGGGTTAAAGATAGACGGCGTCGTTGCCGGTGCCTTGGCCAGCGAGTACCAGAAGAAGCGCGTTGACAGGGTAGCAAAGGAGCTCGGCATAGAGAGCTTTGCCCCCGCCTGGCACCGCGACCCAATAGAGTATATGCGCGAGATAATTGGCATCTTCGATGTGGTCATGGTCGGCGTTTCAGCATACGGCCTCGATGAGGGCTGGCTGGGACGGAGGATAAACGAGAAAGCGTTGGAAGAACTGATCAAGCTCCACGAGAAGTATAAAATCCACGTGGCAGGAGAAGGTGGAGAGTTCGAGACCTTCGTTAGAGATGCACCCTTCTTCAGGGCGAGGATAGTCTTCGACGAGGTCGAAAAGAGGTGGAGCGAGTGCAACTATTCCGGCGTGCTTGAGGTTAGGAGGGCGCATCTGGAGAGGAAGTAG